The following coding sequences lie in one Rutidosis leptorrhynchoides isolate AG116_Rl617_1_P2 chromosome 4, CSIRO_AGI_Rlap_v1, whole genome shotgun sequence genomic window:
- the LOC139841579 gene encoding uncharacterized protein — MSVDTTTETDNAITGMFLINSSPAHVLFDCGANLSFMSVTLCDKLKLPINVLSEPLRIEVGDGRTVPVTTSVSGVTIEIDGNEFPMTCLVMPILSFDVVLGMDWLSRHKASIKCDKKIIHFPLADGTRAVARGEQGGFNCPLISMMKAKKSLAKGCDSFLAYVIDAKKEKKYVSDIPIVSEFPEVFPDELPDLPSVREVEYKIELFSGSTPVAKAPYRIAPSEIRDMMSQIQ, encoded by the coding sequence ATGTCGGTTGATACAACTACTGAAACCGACAATGCGATTACCGGTATGTTTCTGATAAATTCTTCGCCGGCTCATGTGTTATTTGATTGTGGAGCAAATCTCTCTTTTATGTCTGTTACACTATGTGATAAGTTGAAATTGCCTATCAACGTATTATCTGAACCTTTAAGAATAGAAGTGGGTGATGGTAGAACGGTTCCAGTCACAACCTCTGTGTCTGGAGTAACCATTGAAATAGATGGGAATGAATTCCCTATGACTTGTCTTGTTATGCCTATACTGAGCTTTGATGTCGTATTAGGTATGGATTGGTTAAGCCGCCATAAGGCAAGTATAAAATGTGATAAGAAAATAATTCATTTTCCTTTGGCCGATGGGACACGGGCTGTGGCCCGTGGTGAACAGGGCGGGTTTAATTGTCCATTAATTTCGATGATGAAAGCCAAGAAATCGTTAGCCAAGGGATGTGATTCGTTTTTAGCATATGTGATCGATGCAAAGAAAGAGAAGAAATACGTGTCCGATATCCCGATAGTGTCCGAATTCCCAGAAGTGTTTCCTGATGAGTTACCGGACTTACCGTCAGTAAGAGAGGTAGAGTACAAGATTGAATTATTTTCGGGTTCTACACCAGTGGCAAAGGCTCCGTATCGAATAGCACCGTCCGAGATTCGTGATATGATGTCGCAAATTCAGTAG